CGTGGGCAGCCTCAACGGCACCTACGTCAACCGCGAGCCCGTCGACCAGGCGGTGCTGGCCAACGGCGACGAGGTGCAGATCGGCAAGTTCCGCCTGGTGTTCCTGACCGGTCCGGGCGCCGGGGGCCAGGGGGCCTGAGCGATGGGGCTCCGGTGACGGCGGCCGGGCGGCCACGCGGGGGGTCGAGCATCGGGGCGGTGCTGGCGCTGCTGCGACCCGACTTCCCCGACGTCACCATCTCCAAGATCAGGTTCCTGGAGTCCGAAGGGCTGGTCCGCCCGGCGCGCACGCCGTCGGGCTACCGGCAGTTCACGGCCGCGGACGTGGACCGCCTGCGCTACGTGCTGGCCGCGCAGCGGGACCGCTACCTGCCGCTGAAGGTCATCAAGGAGCAGTTGGACGCGGCCGACCAGGCCGCGTCGAAGGCGTTGCGCGCGGTCGACCCCACCCCGGCCGCCGGGCAGCGGGTCACCCGCGAGGACCTGCTGGCGCGGGCGGGCATCGAGCCGGGCGTGCTGGCGGACCTGGAGCAGAACGGCCTGGTGAAGGCCGGTGCGGGCGGGTTCTACGACCACGAGGCGGTGCAGATCGCGTCGACCGTGCGGGCGATGGTCGCGCACGGCCTGGAGGCGCGGCACCTGCGCCCGTTCCGGGCCGCGGCCGACCGCGAGGTCGGATTGGTGGAGCAGGTCGTCGGCGCGGCGCACCGGCACCGCGACCGGGCCGCGGTGGACGAGGTCGTGCGCGAGTTGGCGGCGCTCTCCGTGACGCTGCACTCACTGCTGGTGAAGGTGGGTTTGCGCGACGTCACGGGTGGAGTTGCGGGCACCCGCGTTTCGCCGAGGTGAACGCGTGTCCGCATCGTGATTCGATGAGGGCGGGCGGTTGCGCACAGAGCCCGCTTGGCGGGTAGCGTCGAAACCGTACGTGGGGGATCCTCGTGAGGTAGCGGGGACGCCAGAATTTCAGCGCGCTGAGGGAGGCGAGACCCGATGAGCGAGATGCGCGTCGTCGGCGTGCGGGTGGAACTGCCCGCGAACCAGCCGATCCTGCTGCTGCGCGAAACCGAGGGCGAGCGGTACCTGCCGATCTGGATCGGATCGGTCGAGGCCACGGCGATCGCGTTGGAGCAGCAGGGAGTCCGTCCTGCCCGGCCGTTGACCCACGACCTGTTGAAGGACGTCATCGGGGCGCTCGGCCGGCAGCTGGAGCAGGTGCGGATCACCGACCTGCAGGAGGGCACCTACTTCGCGGAGCTGGTGTTCGACGGCGACATCCGGGTCTCGGCGCGGCCGAGCGACTCGGTGGCGCTGGCGCTGCGGATCGGCGTGCCGATCCACGCGGAGGAGTCGGTGCTGGCCGAGGCGGGCCTGATCATCCCGGACGAGCAGGAGGACGAGGTCGAGAAGTTCCGCGAGTTCCTCGACTCGATCTCGCCGGAGGACTTCCGCGGCGCGGACACGTAGACCGCCCGCTCCGCACTTCGCACGACGCCTCGGTCCACGGGTTGCCGCTCGCGGACCGGGGCTTCGCCGTGCCCGCCTGCGAAGGGCCGGGACGTCGGCCGGCAAGCCGCGCACGGCCCCTCGCAAGTGTTGCGGTGAGTTGTGGATCAACCCCGCGTGCCACCCGCAGGTGTCACTCCTATGGGTTACACAACGTCAATGATGCTCCGCTAAACGATCACTAAACGTCACCCGAATGGCTTACGACGGGCGGCTCTCTCAACCTCAACCTCACGTTGAGGTCAGACACGCCCCGCGCGTCGCGTTGACCTGCCCCCTACCCGGTCTTACCGTCGAACTCAGGTGAATTGTCACGGTGTGGTTCCGCGACACCGGGGCGGCTTCACGTTGGTCGCCGGTCGTCGTGACCGGACCGAGGGGAGGCAGGCGTGGTCGAGGAAGCGCCCATCCGGGCCGGATCCGGCGAACAGGGTGAGCTGTTCCCGGACTCCTCGCTGCCGGACGAACTGGTCGGGTACCGCGGCCCCGCCGCGTGCCAGATCGCGGGCATCACCTACCGCCAGCTCGACTACTGGGCACGCACCGGGCTGGTCAACCCGACGATAAGGAGTGCCCACGGCTCAGGCAGCCAGCGGCTCTACTCGTTCAAGGACATCCTGGTCCTCAAGGTCGTCAAGCGGCTGCTGGACACCGGCGTCTCGTTGCAGAACATCCGGGTCGCGGTCGACCACCTGCGCCGCCGCGGCGTCCAGGACCTGGCCCGGATCACGCTGTTCAGCGACGGCACCACGGTCTACGAGTGCACCTCCCCGGAGGAGGTGGTCGACCTGCTGCAGGGCGGCCAAGGGGTGTTCGGCATCGCGGTCAGCGGCGCGATGCGCGAGATCAGCGGGACGATCCACGACTTCCCGGCGGAACGCGTGGACGGCGCCGAGATCGTGGAAGCGGCCGACGACGAGCTGTCCCGCCGCCGCCGCACCCGGGCCATCGGCTGACCCCCGCGCCCCCGGTCGCGGGTCGGCGGTGAGATCCACGTCGCGCGAGCGGTATGACGCGCACGTCCAGCGGGTACGCTCTCGCGCGTAGTCGCTTTATCCCGCGCGGGAGAGTCCGAGCCAGTCTCGGCGCCGAAGGAGCAAATCCTCCCCGGAACCTCTCAGGCGCAAGGACCGCGCGGGTGAGACGCCTCTGGAAAGCGGGTCGGGCAACCGACCCCGCCGACGGTGCAAGCCCGGGTCACGCCGGGTGAAGCTCTCAGGCGCCCGGCGCCGGGCAGAAGACAGAGGGGGAGGGCAACGGCAGAAGTCTGTCCGGAGCCCTGGAGGCCAGCACCGATGACGCAGGACCGCATCCCCCTCGCCGCGCTCGAACACGGCACCCCGTTCGCCGACCGGCACGTGGGCCCGCGGCCCGCGGAGCTGGCCCGCATCCTCGACGTCATCGGTGTCGGCTCGCTGGAGGAACTGGCGCAGCACGCCGTCCCGCCGTCGATCCGCGAGCGCGACCTGGTGCTGGACCTGCCGGAGCCCGCCACCGAGCCCGAGGCGCTGGCCGAGCTGCGCGCCCTCGCCGCCCGCAACCGGCCGATGACGCAGATGATCGGCCTCGGCTACTACGGCACCACCACCCCGCCGGTGATCCGCCGCAACGTGCTGGAGAGCCCCGCCTGGTACACCGCGTACACGCCGTACCAGCCGGAGATCTCCCAGGGCCGCCTCGAAGCGCTGCTGAACTTCCAGACCGTGGTCGGCGACCTGACCGGCCTGCCGCTGGCCAACGCCTCGATGCTGGACGAGTCCACCGCGGCCGCCGAGGCGATGACGCTGGTGCGCCGCGCCGGTCGGTCCAAGTCGGACAAGTTCGTCGTGGACGAGGACACGCTGCCGCAGACCCTCGCCGTCATCGAGACCCGCGCCGAGCCGCTGGGCATCGAGATCGTGACCGCCGACCTGTCGCAGGGCCTGGAAGGGCTCGGCCTGGGCGGCGACTTCTTCGGCGTGCTGCTGTCCTACCCCGGCGCGTCCGGCGTCGTCCGGGACCACGCGGGCCTCATCGAGGAGATCCACGGGGCCGGCGCCCAGGCCGTGGTCGCCGCCGACCTGCTGTCGTTGACGCTGCTGCGCCCGCCCGGCGAGATCGGCGCGGACGTCGTGGTCGGCACCACGCAGCGGTTCGGCGTGCCGATCGGGTTCGGCGGGCCGCACGCCGGTTACATGGCCGTGCGCCAGGGCCTGGAGCGGCAGCTGCCCGGCCGGCTGGTCGGCGTCTCGGTGGACGCGGACGGCTCGCTCGCCTACCGCCTCGCCCTGCAGACGCGCGAGCAGCACATCCGCCGGGAGAAGGCGACCAGCAACATCTGCACCGCGCAGGTGCTGCTCGCGGTGATCGCGTCGATGTACGCGGTCTACCACGGCCCGGAGGGCCTGAAGGCGATCGCGACCCGCGCCCACCGGATGGCCACCGTGCTGGCGGCCGGGCTGCTGGAGGGCGGCGTCGAGGTCGTGCACGGCGAGTTCTTCGACACCGTGCGCGCTCGCGTCGAGGGCCGTGCCGCCGCCGTCGTCGCCGCCGCGCGCGACCTGGGCGTGAACCTGTGGCAGGTCGACGCCGACGTGGTGTCGATCGCGTGCGACGAGACCACCACCCGCGAGCACCTGGAACTGGTGTGGGAGGCGTTCGGCGTGACCGTCTCCGACGTGGACGGGCTGGACGCCGACACCGCCGACGGCATCCCCGCCGACCTGCGCCGCACCAGCGACTACCTGACCCACCCGGTGTTCCACGCGCACCGCTCCGAGACCGCGCTGCTGCGCTACCTGCGGGCGTTGTCGGACAAGGACGTCGCGCTGGACCGCAGCATGATCCCGCTGGGCTCGTGCACGATGAAGCTGAACGCGACGGCCGAGATGGAGCCGATCACCTGGCCCGAGTTCGCCGACCTGCACCCGTTCTCGCCCGCGTCGGACGCCGAGGGGCTGCTGACGATCATCGGTGACCTGGAGCGGTGGCTGGCCGAGGTCACCGGGTACGACGCGGTGTCGCTGCAGCCGAACGCGGGCAGCCAGGGCGAGTTCGCCGGCCTGCTGGCGATCCGCGCCTACCACCGCGCCAACGGCGACGCGCACCGCGACGTGTGCCTGATCCCGTCCAGCGCGCACGGCACCAACGCGGCGTCCGCCGTGATGGCCGGGATGCGGGTCGTGGTCGTCAAGTGCGACGACCGGGGCAACGTGGACGTGGAGCACCTGCGCTCGACGATCGAGGCGCACCGCGACTCGCTCGCCGCGATCATGATCACCTACCCGTCGACGCACGGCGTGTACGAGGACACCGTGCGCGAGGTGTGCGGGTTGGTGCACGACGCGGGCGGCCAGGTGTACGTCGACGGCGCGAACCTGAACGCCTTGATCGGGCTCGCGCAGTACGGGAAGTTCGGGTCGGACGTGTCGCACCTGAACCTGCACAAGACGTTCTGCATCCCGCACGGCGGCGGCGGTCCGGGCGTCGGTCCGATCGGCGTCCGCTCCCACCTCGCGCCGTTCCTGCCGAACCACCCGCTGCAGCCGGCGGCCGGTCCGGCGACCGGTGTCGGCCCGATCAGCGGCGCGCCGTGGGGTTCGGCGTCGATCCTGCCGATCTCGTGGGCCTACGTGCGGATGATGGGCGCCGACGGCCTGCGGCGGGCGACGCTGACGGCGGTGGCGGCGGCGAACTACGTGGCGCGGCGGTTGGACGAGCACTTCCCGGTGCTGTACACCGGCGAGGGCGGTTTCGTGGCCCACGAGTGCATCCTCGACCTGCGGCCGATCACCAAGGCGACCGGCGTGACGGTGGACGACGTGGCGAAGCGGCTGGCCGACTACGGGCTGCACGCGCCGACCATGTCGTTCCCGGTGGCGGGCACGCTCATGGTGGAGCCGACGGAGAGCGAGGACCTGGCCGAGATCGACCGGTTCATCGACGCCATGATCGCGATCCGGCACGAGATCGACCGCGTCGGCTCGGGCGAGTGGCCGGCCGACGACAACCCGCTGCGCAACGCCCCCCACACGGCGGCCTCCATCGCGGCGGAGTGGAACCACCCGTACAGCCGCGAGGTGGCGGTGTTCCCGGCGGGCGTTTCGGCTCCGAAGGTCTGGCCCCCGGTGCGCCGCATCGACGGCGCCAAGGGCGACCGCAACCTGGTGTGCTCGTGCCCCCCGATCTCCGCTTACGGCGGCTGATCGAGCAGTTCGTCCGGGAGCCCCGGTCGCGAGTTCACGCTCGCGACCGGGGCTCCGGCGTTCGAGGTGCTTGCGTGCCTGCCTGCCGGCCAGGGGCATGCTTCCTCGGGGCTCGGGGCTCGGGGCTCGGGGCTCGGGGCTCGGGGCTCGGGGTGCGGGTACGAGGCGCAGGGTGCGGGCGGTGGGTGCGGGGCGGTGCCCGGTCGGTGCGTGCACACGGTGGCGGGCGCGGAGCACGGGGGCAGGGCGCAGGCGGTGGGCGTAGTCCGCAGGGTGCGGTGGTGGGCGCGGAGCGGGTGCGGGGTTGGCACGGTGCGGTGTGGTGCGGTGCGGTGCGGTGCGAAGGTAGGCAGTGAGTATGGAGCGGTGGGCTGGGAGTGGTCGGGACCGAGACTGGGTGCCTGGCCACCGTGGGCAGCCGAGAGTTGCGAGGCGTTCGAGGAAGGTTCGTGCGTCCTTGGGCGGCAGGGCGTGAGCGACGAGCATCGGGACCCGACTGCCGGGCACATCGCGGCCAAGGGGTGTCCGGGCGGATCTGAGCCGGCGACCCGCGCGCCACGGCCCCTTCGGGTGGTCGTGGCGGCCGTTGGCCGGGGTGGTCAGTTCAGCACGCCGGGGTGATGACGCGGCGGTAGGGAGGAGTGGCGTCGCTCATCTCCTCGGTCAGGCCGAAGCGTCGCAGGACGGCCAGGCTGCGGGTGTTCTCCCGGTGGACCACTGCGAAGACCCTCGCGGCACGGGGCGGTCTTCGGGTGCCGATGTCGGTCATCGCGGCGGACATCAGGACGTCCGACGCACGCGGGCCCGATTCGAAGCTCCGGCCCTGCCAGTGCAGGCTCAGGGCGACGACCTGGAGCTTCGTGGCCTCGATCCGTTGCCCTCCGGGCGCTAAGAGGGCCGCGTGCTCATGCGCCGCGACGCCTACCAGTTCGCCGGACGGCACGGTCAGCAGCAGAACGCGCGGATCGGCCTCTGCCGCGCGGGGATCGAGACCCCAGTCGAGCAGGTCCCGGCACACGAACCGCTCCACTTCCCGGTGCCACGCCTCGTCCCGGGCACACCGGAATTCCTCCAGGAGTCCCTTGTCGTCAGCGCACGCCGTCCTGACCTTCCATCTCTCTCCCCTCATTCGTGGATGACCACGGGCACCGGGGCGAACAACGGCGCCGGAGTGCCGGACAAGCGCTCGGCGTCCTCCTCGGTGATCGTGGTCGTGCGTGGGTCGGCGCGGTCGAACGGTGAGTACGGTTCCGCTGCCTCCGGCAGATCCAGGTCGACCGCCGGGACCACCTCGACCATTGCCTGGTCCCCTGTCAGCACGGTCCGCAGGACGACCGGGCCGCCGAGGAAGGCGCGGTGCGCGGCATCGAGCAGCGGACGGGGCAGGACGACATCCGGTGATCGGCCGAGCTGCTTGATCCACGCCACGTCACCGCGCAGCTCCGAGACGTGGCCGTGGTGGACCAGCAGTAGTGCCAGTTCCCGTTCAACCGGTGAACCCGAGTCGGCCCAGGCCGGTTGGACGTGCCCGGTGGCCTGCGCCGCCGCTCGGACGAGGCGGGTGTTCAACCCCGGCGGGAGATCACCCGCCACCGCGGCGCTCACCGCCTCGCGCGGCAGCTCCGCGAGGTGGTCGGCCAGGCGTCGGAAGACCTCGCCGCCCTCCAGTTCACGGGCCGCGCACGCCAGCTGCTCGGCCTGCTCGAAGTAGCCGAGCCTGGCGCACACGGCGGCCCGCACGTTGAGCCTGCTGAAGAACCGCACCTGACCCTGCAACCGCCCCGAGCCGCGTGGGCGCACGGCCAGGCCCTCGGTCGCGCAGTGGCGCCTGCGCAACGTCCGGTAGGGGGCCTCGCTGGTCGGAGCGGCGCCTGGCTGGAAGGCGCGCACGACCTTGTCCCGGCTGACGATGGGCCATTCGGCGAGGGTGGTCATGGGTTTCACGGTACGGCTTCAGAGGCGTCGAATCAACGTCTCGATCAGGTGATGTCGGGTGGCAGCAGGGGAGGCTGAGGTACGTGCGGTGGGCGCGGGTGGGGTGAGTAGCCGGTCGGCCCGCTCGACCGGCCCGCAGACGCGGAACGGGGCAGGCGCGCCCCGGGGAAGGGCGCGCCCGCCCGGTCATCAGTCGATCGTGGTGGCGCCGCTGTAGTTGCAGATGGAAGGCGCCATCACCTGCTGGGCGCTGCCCCAGCCGGCGCACTGGTACGAGGAGTGGCCGTACCAGTTGTGGCCGAACTCGTGCGCGGCCAGCAGGGCGTCGTCGTTCACGCCGCCCATGTAGAGCGCGATCCGCTGACCCGCGCCCCAGTTGCAGCCCACCACGCGACTGCCGCCGCCGCAGTCGGTGATGTAGCCGTTGCGGCACTCCACCGGGGTGCCGCTGGAGCTCTCCGTCAGCCCGCTCCACGCCCGCGCGCCGGTGCGGATGGCCGACGCGTACGGCGAGCACGAGCTGAGGATGCGGTAGGTCCGCGCGTTCGGCACGGGCCACGCCGCGATCGTGGGCGGCGCGGTGACCACGTCCGCGGGGGCGGTGGCCAGCTCCACGACGCTCGTCGGGTGGCCTTCCCCGGCGAGCGCGGTCTGGGAGTTCGGTGCGACCAGGACGGCCACCACGAGCGCCAGCAGGGCAGGCGCCAAGAACAACTTCTTCACGTTGTCCGCCTTTCGGGTGCAGGGAATCGACGTGTGCAGGGACGTCGAAGCACTCGAAGTTACGGAACCATTCGCCGTCGATCAACCGGCATGAAGTGTGATTGATCCTCGGCTATTCGTCAATTCCTGCCACTGGCCAGGAAGAATGCGCACAGAAGAAGATCGAGAATAGTTTCGGTGTGAATTCAACAAGTCGGATGGCGTAGTGCCCCGGCCGTCCGTTCGGGTGATCAGGCGGCCGAGAGCAGCTGGGCGAGGGCGGCGTCGATGCCGCGACCGTCCTCGACCACCGACAGCGTGCCGCCGGTCGACCTGGCCAGCTCGGACAGCGGCGCGCGCTCCGGGTCCGGCCCGATCGCGATGACGCTGACGTCGATGTCCTTGCCCGCCTGCTTCGCCGCACCCAGCTCGGCCGTCAGCTCCTGGAACGTCAGCCCGCCGTCGTTCGCCCCGTCGGTGAGCACCACGATCCGGTTGCGCTTGCCGTCCTGGTAGTCGGCCTGCACCCGCTGGTACAGCGCGAGCACGCTGGTGTAGAGCTGGGTGGCGCTCTGCGGCTGCAGCGCGGCCACGCCGTCCAGCAGCGCCTGCCGCTGCCCGGCGACCGGCCCGGTCGGCACGAGCTGCCGGTACGGCTTGTCGCCGTCGAGCTGCCGGGAGAACTCCCACAGCCCGAGCGATCCGGACACCGACCGGTTGACCTGCCCGGACAGCGCCTGCTTGAGCCAGTCCATCCGGCTGCGGCCGTCGCCGCCGGGTT
This genomic window from Saccharothrix sp. HUAS TT1 contains:
- a CDS encoding MerR family transcriptional regulator — translated: MTAAGRPRGGSSIGAVLALLRPDFPDVTISKIRFLESEGLVRPARTPSGYRQFTAADVDRLRYVLAAQRDRYLPLKVIKEQLDAADQAASKALRAVDPTPAAGQRVTREDLLARAGIEPGVLADLEQNGLVKAGAGGFYDHEAVQIASTVRAMVAHGLEARHLRPFRAAADREVGLVEQVVGAAHRHRDRAAVDEVVRELAALSVTLHSLLVKVGLRDVTGGVAGTRVSPR
- a CDS encoding MerR family transcriptional regulator; the encoded protein is MVEEAPIRAGSGEQGELFPDSSLPDELVGYRGPAACQIAGITYRQLDYWARTGLVNPTIRSAHGSGSQRLYSFKDILVLKVVKRLLDTGVSLQNIRVAVDHLRRRGVQDLARITLFSDGTTVYECTSPEEVVDLLQGGQGVFGIAVSGAMREISGTIHDFPAERVDGAEIVEAADDELSRRRRTRAIG
- the gcvP gene encoding aminomethyl-transferring glycine dehydrogenase — its product is MTQDRIPLAALEHGTPFADRHVGPRPAELARILDVIGVGSLEELAQHAVPPSIRERDLVLDLPEPATEPEALAELRALAARNRPMTQMIGLGYYGTTTPPVIRRNVLESPAWYTAYTPYQPEISQGRLEALLNFQTVVGDLTGLPLANASMLDESTAAAEAMTLVRRAGRSKSDKFVVDEDTLPQTLAVIETRAEPLGIEIVTADLSQGLEGLGLGGDFFGVLLSYPGASGVVRDHAGLIEEIHGAGAQAVVAADLLSLTLLRPPGEIGADVVVGTTQRFGVPIGFGGPHAGYMAVRQGLERQLPGRLVGVSVDADGSLAYRLALQTREQHIRREKATSNICTAQVLLAVIASMYAVYHGPEGLKAIATRAHRMATVLAAGLLEGGVEVVHGEFFDTVRARVEGRAAAVVAAARDLGVNLWQVDADVVSIACDETTTREHLELVWEAFGVTVSDVDGLDADTADGIPADLRRTSDYLTHPVFHAHRSETALLRYLRALSDKDVALDRSMIPLGSCTMKLNATAEMEPITWPEFADLHPFSPASDAEGLLTIIGDLERWLAEVTGYDAVSLQPNAGSQGEFAGLLAIRAYHRANGDAHRDVCLIPSSAHGTNAASAVMAGMRVVVVKCDDRGNVDVEHLRSTIEAHRDSLAAIMITYPSTHGVYEDTVREVCGLVHDAGGQVYVDGANLNALIGLAQYGKFGSDVSHLNLHKTFCIPHGGGGPGVGPIGVRSHLAPFLPNHPLQPAAGPATGVGPISGAPWGSASILPISWAYVRMMGADGLRRATLTAVAAANYVARRLDEHFPVLYTGEGGFVAHECILDLRPITKATGVTVDDVAKRLADYGLHAPTMSFPVAGTLMVEPTESEDLAEIDRFIDAMIAIRHEIDRVGSGEWPADDNPLRNAPHTAASIAAEWNHPYSREVAVFPAGVSAPKVWPPVRRIDGAKGDRNLVCSCPPISAYGG
- a CDS encoding bifunctional nuclease family protein, whose product is MSEMRVVGVRVELPANQPILLLRETEGERYLPIWIGSVEATAIALEQQGVRPARPLTHDLLKDVIGALGRQLEQVRITDLQEGTYFAELVFDGDIRVSARPSDSVALALRIGVPIHAEESVLAEAGLIIPDEQEDEVEKFREFLDSISPEDFRGADT